A genomic window from Nematostella vectensis chromosome 9, jaNemVect1.1, whole genome shotgun sequence includes:
- the LOC5506609 gene encoding uncharacterized protein LOC5506609, giving the protein MATANFDDPLEFPRDGLPLPFEGCFDAVVIPQEPQASGSAVTTTVLARPPENGVSFQIPILPEPAPETHIVLAFMTSFFCACPCGMMSLCHAIQVKPDIRRGNVIGAEYNSRQAWKWGMASVTLGSVVICIVLFYFLLKMATRVM; this is encoded by the exons ATGGCTACTGCTAATTTTGACG ACCCCCTTGAGTTTCCGAGAGACGGTCTGCCCTTGCCGTTTGAAGGCTGCTTCGATGCTGTGGTCAtaccacaggaaccccaagCTTCAGGATCAGCCGTAACAACGACAGTGTTGGCGCGACCCCCTGAGAATGGAGTGTCTTTTCAG ATCCCGATACTGCCGGAGCCTGCGCCAGAGACACACATCGTGCTCGCCTTTATGACTTCATTCTTCTGCGCATGCCCTTGTGGTATGATGTCActatgtcacgcaatacaG GTGAAACCTGACATCCGTCGAGGAAATGTGATCGGTGCAGAGTACAATTCCCGCCAAGCCTGGAAATGGGGAATGGCTTCCGTCACGCTTGGCTCTGTCGTCATTTGCATTGTGCTATTCTACTTCCTTTTAAAGATGGCGACCCGTGTCATGTGA
- the LOC116605282 gene encoding tigger transposable element-derived protein 4-like, with translation MVSGKILQNKETILASYENSNGHSKLKRIRTGKYANVNDAVWDWYQMCRNSNIPISGTMIQEEAMIIAERLGLNEFTGSNGWLEKFKRQHNIGQMAVSGEEAGVNPETVERWKERAREITRGWDAKNVWNVDETGCLWRGLPEKSLNERGMRLWREKVKTKEHLGILC, from the coding sequence ATGGTATCGGGAAAAATTTTGCAGAATAAGGAAACGATTCTCGCGAGCTATGAAAACAGCAATGGTCATAGCAAACTTAAGAGAATCAGAACGGGAAAGTATGCCAATGTAAACGATGCTGTTTGGGATTGGTATCAAATGTGCCGTAACTCTAACATACCCATCTCTGGTACTATGATACAAGAGGAAGCGATGATCATTGCTGAAAGACTAGGTTTGAATGAATTCACAGGATCAAATGGATGGCTTGAGAAATTCAAGAGACAGCACAACATCGGTCAGATGGCGGTGTCAGGAGAGGAAGCTGGAGTGAACCCAGAGACGGTAGAAAGATGGAAAGAAAGGGCCAGAGAAATCACTAGAGGGTGGGATGCTAAGAACGTTTGGAATGTGGACGAAACTGGTTGCTTATGGAGAGGACTTCCAGAGAAAAGCTTGAATGAACGAGGCATGCGGTTGTGGCGGGAAAAAGTCAAAACAAAGGAACACTTGGGCATTCTTTGTTAA